A region of Stigmatella erecta DNA encodes the following proteins:
- a CDS encoding cupin domain-containing protein: MTSSNAVRARRMNVCSPGTIQDLSQLVSLGSPENLGGKTLGGRPEIFTRVDFRAGPMTAGLFMATRGRVEVTFPFTEHATILEGEVTLTDESGQTHTYRPGDSYFIQQGQVVIWEVHCERVIKSFFNIAEGFAG; this comes from the coding sequence ATGACTTCGAGCAATGCGGTACGGGCGCGCCGGATGAACGTGTGCTCGCCTGGGACGATCCAGGACCTGTCCCAACTCGTCTCGCTGGGCAGCCCCGAGAACCTCGGCGGGAAGACGCTGGGGGGCAGGCCGGAAATCTTCACCCGGGTGGATTTCCGGGCGGGCCCCATGACGGCGGGGCTCTTCATGGCCACCCGGGGGCGCGTGGAGGTGACGTTCCCGTTCACCGAGCACGCCACCATCCTGGAGGGCGAGGTGACGCTCACGGACGAAAGTGGACAGACCCACACGTACCGCCCCGGGGACAGCTACTTCATCCAGCAGGGCCAGGTGGTCATCTGGGAGGTGCACTGCGAGCGCGTCATCAAGTCGTTCTTCAACATCGCGGAGGGCTTCGCCGGATAG